ATGGTGGTTCAATGATGATTATCTTTTGGGATTCAGGCTTTACAATTTGCCCATTGAAGAAATTCTTTTTTTCTTCTGTATTCCGTTTTCATGTATTTTCACTTATTTCTGTCTGGACAAATTTTTCAGACTGGATTGGAAGCTGTTACCTGAAAAAATATTCGTTATTATTTCAATCATTAGTGCCGTGATAATTGCTGTTTGTTTTTATGATAAAATATACACGCTTGTCACTTTTTTATCAACAGCGGCAACTATGTTTACGCTTTATTTCATTTTCAAAGCAAGATGGATAGGAAAAGCATCACTGATCTACCTTTTGCTGATGCTCGGATTCCTGGTTGTTAATGGCATACTTACAGGGACGGGTTTGCCATCACCAATAGTGAATTACAATCCTGATGATTTTATGGGGATAAGAATGCTTACTATTCCCGTAGAAGATACGGTTTATGGGTATGAAATGATTCTTTGGAATATTTATCTATTTCAAAAATTTAAAAGGAACGGGCAAAATTAATGTTCCTGGTTCAGATCTGAGATTGCCGGACAGTACAAGATTGATTAATAATTTTCGTTCTGAAAATTGTTTCTGTTTTATTTTTGATAGCCATATTCTGCATTTGCAATTTTAGGTAAAAAATGCAACTCAAAGCGAAAACCATCCATTTTATCGCTTCTGAAATCAATCCATCTTTGCAATATCAAATAAAATAACAATTTAATATCGAAGATTATGAAAAAATTAATACTGGCAATTGGATTATTTACCCTGTCAATATCCAGCAATGTATATGCACAGCAATCTGGTGTGAAACGGATAGACCTTCAAAGGCATAATATTGAAGCTGCGGGGTATGAAACAATTCAGGCACGCATTGAATTGGAACCTGGAACAGCTGTTGGAATGCATTCCCATCCCGGAGAAGAGGTTATCTATGTGCTTGAAGGTAGATTTGAATACCAGATCGAAGGCGAGAAGCCTGTTATCCTTAGTGTTGGTGAGGTGTTATTTATTCCTGCTGGAAAGAATCATTCTGCAAAGAATATAGGTGAAACTAAAGCCTGTGAACTAGCAACTTACATTGTTAAGAAGGATAGGCCATTACTTTTATTCAAAAAATAAATAACTTATTTTTCATCAATAAAAAACTATGTTGAATAGACTGGGAGATCAAGGGATTGCGACTATCAATGGATTGTTAGGGCTCGTCCCAGGTTGAAAGATATTTTTTTACCAACTGTTATTAATTGCAGCTTTTCTTAGAATTGCTGCATTTTTATTCCATAATTTTACGACCGATATAAACCCAAACAATTTTTTCAACTTAAAAATGATCAAAGAATTTTCATACAAACAATTTGGCAACATAGAATTCAGCAAATCGTCTGTACAAGAGCATACGTTGACTGCAATAGACGAACATATCAAGATTCTTTTTATTCCTGAAAATGCAATTATTCAAGTTGATTTTCAGGAAATTGAAATGAAAACTGATTCGCTGTTGTTTATCAACCCAAATGTGGTATTAAAACCTTGTGAAACCGTTGGAGGTCAGCTGATGCATTTTAACAAAGATTTTTACTGTGTAGAAATTCACGATCAGGAAGTAGCCTGTGATGGCATTTTATACAATAATGTCTTTGAAATACCTTTTATTAATTTGAACGAAAAGCAGTCGGTTGAAATTCAAAGGATTATAAGTGATATCCAGACGGAGATGAAAGATGAAGACTCCAGTACCGAAGAAATGTTACGGATTCTTTTAAAAATGATTATTCTGAAATCTACGCGTATTTGGAAACAGCAGCATCAATTGGCAGATATAGAACAGCAGGCTGATGTACAGTTTTTAAGAAAATTCAGTAAAATGGTTGAGCAGCATTATAAAACACTCCATACGGTTGCAGACTATGCAGATCTTCTCTTCATTACTCCTAAAAATTTAAGTAAAAAAGTAAAGTTAGTGAGCAAAGAAACTCCAAATGAAATTATTAAAAACCGAATCATTCTTGAAAGCAAGCGGCTTTTAGCCCATACTTCTATGACCGTGAAAGAAATTGCTTATAGTCTGAATTACGAAGACGATGCCTATTTTATCCGATTTTTTACAAAAAATACAGGTATTTCACCAAGTACTTTTAGAAAACAGTTCTAGAAAATATATTCTGCTTATAAAGCAAGCACAATCTACGGATTGTGCTTTTTTATTTTATAACTGCTTAAAAAAACGTTCTGAACCGATAATGACCAAAAAAATGCATCTAAACTCATAAGAAGAGAAAAAAGTGCAGCCCAAAGCGAAAACCATCCATTGTTATACCTCCGGAAATAGGCCAACTTTGCCATATCAAAATAACAATAACAATTAAAAAATAAAGAAATGAACACATTTACATTAAAAGACGGAACAGAAATTTATTTCAAAGACTTAGGAACAGGAAAGCCTATTTTCTTTCACCATGGCTGGCCATTATCTTCTGATGACTGGGATGCACAGATGATGTTTTTCCTGGAAAAGGGCTACAGGGTAATTGCCCATGATAGGAGAGGACATGGAAGATCTACGCAAACATACCAAGGCAATGATATGGACACTTATGCTGCTGATGTATCCGAGTTGGTTGAGTTCCTGGACCTAAAGGATGTTATTCACGTGGGTCATTCAACGGGTGGTGGTGAAGCAATACGGTATGCAGCAAAATATGGTAAAGGCAGAGTTTCCAAAGTAGTTTTGATAAGTGCAGTTACTCCTTATATGATTGCTGATGATAATAACCCCGAAGGAGTCCCTCTGGCAGTATTTGATGACATCCGAGACAATACACTGCACAACAGACAACAGTTTTATCAGGATCTAACCGTTCCATTTTACGGTTATAACAGAGAAGGTGCTGTGATCAAGAAAGGAATTCAGGATAACTGGTGGAGACAAGGAATGATGGGGGGTATAAAAGCGCAGTATGACTGTATAAAAGTATTTTCAGAGACCGATTTTACAGAAGATCTGAAAAATGTTGAAATGCCTGTGCTTGTTTTACATGGAGATGATGACCAAATTGTTCCTTACAGTACAACGGCCGTTAAAGCAGCAGAACTCCTTAAAGATGGTCAACTGATCATTTATCCTGGCTTCTCTCATGGAATGCCAACTATCAATGCTGAGGTAATTAATGAAGATATTTTATCATTTATTAAAGCATAAGAATTAACCGGGCAAAAAGTGAAATTTAAAGCGGAATCATCCATTTAAGATGGCACTTTTCGGAGCTGCGGCGCCTGTCTGGATAAAACGTACAGACTTTAATTACGGTCTATGGACCAAGGATGAAACTCAATCTGAACTATTGTCCTTTATAAAAAATAAAATATGAACTAAAAGAGGTTGGTTTGTAATAGTCAGCCTCTTTTTTATAAATTCAAATCATATGAATAGGATTGTCTTATTTCTGTTTTTATTACTAACAGTCTCGTGCAGTATAAAAAAAGATATTGTAATAATGAACCATACTAATTTACCCCAACCAATAGGACCTTATAGCCACTCAACCAGCTATGATAATCTTATATTTGTATCGGGTCAAATAGGTCTGGATCCAAAAACTAACAACCTGAAACAGGGAATTGAAGAGCAAACGGTTCAGATTTTTGAAAATTTAAAAGTAATTCTTGAAAACAATCACTCCGATATAACACATATAACAAAAACTACTATTTTTATTACAGATATAAAGCAGTTTGAAACGGTGAATAAGATATATGGTGGTTATTTTGGAAACCGTTTTCCTGCAAGAAGTACTATTGAAGTCGTTTCATTACCTAAAGGGGCAAGTATCGAAATAGAATGTATTGCCGTTAAGAAAGCTAACAAATAAAAAACAGGGTGAAGTAGAGGCTGATTTTCTATCGGAAACCTAATTTTATAAAACAGAAAATCCAGGTAGCAAACTGTCACTTGGATTTTCTGGGGCTTATATTCTATACAAATGCATTGGCATTGTAAAATTTATATAAAAATTGTTCTAAACAAAAAACTCATAAACCAACGAATTCTAAAATAAATTACCTGGCGGGTCTTGCGCTGTCTGATACCGCCGCATTAACGTTGCCGCTGCCGTTACCTGTATTGTTATTGCTGGTTTTGCGGCCTCCTATATGAGTTTTTGTATTGATACTGTCCTTACTTCCCAGGCTGTCATTGGGAAGCTGATTAGTTGAATCTGTAGTGTCGGGATAGCTGGATGTCACAGTGGCAGAGTCAGCAGACACTGTGCTTTTTTCGGTGTCCTGTTTTTTACAGCCTACTACGATTAAGCCTATTGCGATAATTGGTAAGAATAAATTTTTCATAAGTTTATTTTAATAGTGGGTTAGTTAAATTCTCTAGAGATTCAAAATTAAATATTTACTCCACCGTATTTATATGAGTGAGATCATGTTGAACGTTTCTTGGGAATACTTATGATGCTTACCTTTATTTAATGATGCCTGATTCCTCTTTGATGATAACTGACATTTTTATTAAATAATTGAAAGTTTTTAGGAATTGTCTGATTGTCGTCATAGTGATTGGTTACGGTTGAAAGTTTTTCTTCCATATCCTTAGTGTTAAAACGGACTTGCTTACCGTTTTTATACAACTTATCATCATAGGTTCTGTAGAGCTGGTTTTCCAGGTACATGTTTCCGTCAGGAGCAGTAAATTGTTTTACTTTATTATTTCTTTTACGGAATGCAGCATAAAACAATGATCCAGCTGCAATCAAGCCCAATGTTATTTTTATTTTATTATCCATAATGCTGTTTTTATTGTTTAAAATTACTTGCTATAGTTTTATAAAATGCATATTAAAGCATTAACAAGCAGGCAGTTAAAATATCAATTGCAAATTATCTAAGAGATTTAGATTTAAAAGAGAGTTTAAAAACTCTCTTTTATCTAGTGAATTCCTATTCCTAGTTTTGTCTTTCCAGATTTTCAAACTTAGCATAAGAAGATTTCAAATGATGCAGCTGATCTGAAACCAGTCTTGAACTTTCAGGACACAGATCACCACTATCAAGGGCATTTTGATAAGCATCAATAGCAGCATTTTCTCCGAATACTACGTTTTCAAGTGTAGATTCATCTTTATCTCCTGTAAGAGAATTTTTTACATCAATCCATGCCCGGTGGATAGCTCCCGCAGTACTCGTGGTATTGTCAGCTTGCCCACCTTTTGCATTGATGAGTCCTATGAGTTCTGTTTTCATTGTTTGAGATTGGGCGACCATATTGTCATAATCATTTCTTAATGCAGAATGAGTATTCCATACTTTGTCCTCAACTTTTGAAAATCCTTCGATTCTGTCGTTGGTAATGTTCAGTAAATCATTAAGTACTGATACTGTTTTTTCGTCGTTCATAATAAAAATTTTAAATGGTGTTTAACATAATTTGCAATAACTATGCCTGCTGTCTGTAACTTGTGGTAGCAAGATTAAAAAAAATAAATAAGTAGTTCTTTATAAATATGAGTCCTGAGTTGACAATGATCTTAATGTGGTTGTAGAAAAAGGCTATAGGTAAGTTAGCTGGTGCCTAATGTAGAAGTTATTATTCAATGGTATGTATTTCGTAAATATTTGGCAAAAAATTTGTTATATCATTCATTAATATCATTTATTAAATTATTATCACCATTTAAAATTTATTATTATGAAAAATTCTGTTTTAAACGGTTTTTGCAGCCATTTCTCTTATGGCCTGCAAAAAAAATGAAACTACGACCGTAAGTCATTCTACAGACAGCGTATCAG
The Chryseobacterium sp. W4I1 DNA segment above includes these coding regions:
- a CDS encoding PA2169 family four-helix-bundle protein, encoding MNDEKTVSVLNDLLNITNDRIEGFSKVEDKVWNTHSALRNDYDNMVAQSQTMKTELIGLINAKGGQADNTTSTAGAIHRAWIDVKNSLTGDKDESTLENVVFGENAAIDAYQNALDSGDLCPESSRLVSDQLHHLKSSYAKFENLERQN
- a CDS encoding cupin domain-containing protein, which gives rise to MKKLILAIGLFTLSISSNVYAQQSGVKRIDLQRHNIEAAGYETIQARIELEPGTAVGMHSHPGEEVIYVLEGRFEYQIEGEKPVILSVGEVLFIPAGKNHSAKNIGETKACELATYIVKKDRPLLLFKK
- a CDS encoding alpha/beta fold hydrolase, whose amino-acid sequence is MNTFTLKDGTEIYFKDLGTGKPIFFHHGWPLSSDDWDAQMMFFLEKGYRVIAHDRRGHGRSTQTYQGNDMDTYAADVSELVEFLDLKDVIHVGHSTGGGEAIRYAAKYGKGRVSKVVLISAVTPYMIADDNNPEGVPLAVFDDIRDNTLHNRQQFYQDLTVPFYGYNREGAVIKKGIQDNWWRQGMMGGIKAQYDCIKVFSETDFTEDLKNVEMPVLVLHGDDDQIVPYSTTAVKAAELLKDGQLIIYPGFSHGMPTINAEVINEDILSFIKA
- a CDS encoding AraC family transcriptional regulator; protein product: MIKEFSYKQFGNIEFSKSSVQEHTLTAIDEHIKILFIPENAIIQVDFQEIEMKTDSLLFINPNVVLKPCETVGGQLMHFNKDFYCVEIHDQEVACDGILYNNVFEIPFINLNEKQSVEIQRIISDIQTEMKDEDSSTEEMLRILLKMIILKSTRIWKQQHQLADIEQQADVQFLRKFSKMVEQHYKTLHTVADYADLLFITPKNLSKKVKLVSKETPNEIIKNRIILESKRLLAHTSMTVKEIAYSLNYEDDAYFIRFFTKNTGISPSTFRKQF
- a CDS encoding Rid family detoxifying hydrolase → MNHTNLPQPIGPYSHSTSYDNLIFVSGQIGLDPKTNNLKQGIEEQTVQIFENLKVILENNHSDITHITKTTIFITDIKQFETVNKIYGGYFGNRFPARSTIEVVSLPKGASIEIECIAVKKANK
- a CDS encoding lycopene cyclase domain-containing protein translates to MMHYTYLLINFFTVIICFIFSFHPKIKFNRYFAAFFKAAFIVAVVFICWDIWFTKRGVWWFNDDYLLGFRLYNLPIEEILFFFCIPFSCIFTYFCLDKFFRLDWKLLPEKIFVIISIISAVIIAVCFYDKIYTLVTFLSTAATMFTLYFIFKARWIGKASLIYLLLMLGFLVVNGILTGTGLPSPIVNYNPDDFMGIRMLTIPVEDTVYGYEMILWNIYLFQKFKRNGQN